The following is a genomic window from Benincasa hispida cultivar B227 chromosome 7, ASM972705v1, whole genome shotgun sequence.
AACTGCATCTAAGTTTTTTCCATAATTTGTTTTTGGAGCAGAGCCATGTGGTTTTGAAGATGCAATTATATTTCAAAGGCTGCATTCAAAAGATTAAGAAGGTACTCATCAAATTCAAAGGTGAAGAAATTCATCTCTcattcaaaaaatcaaaaccaattgaaatcaattttacagAAGTCAGtgagatttctcaaaagaatTTGATAACAGCAAAACGCGCCATGGAAAGAAATGACCGTGTCGCCTATCTCAATGACGAGTTCAAAACATCCGTCGAAGTAGTTCCTCCCAAGAAAGAAGCACTCGGCGCTGCTGGTGGCggcaagaaagaaaaagaagccGGAGGAGGCGGTAGTGGCGACAAGAAAGAGAACGACAGTAAAGTTGCCACCTCCAGTGGTGGATACAGCGATGGCCCAAAAATGGAGTATAGCGATTTCTCATATCAGCCTTCGACATTCTACTACGAGGCTCAGATTCATTTTCACGCGCCTCATACGTTCAACAATGAGAATCCAAATACTTGTCCTGTCATGTAACTAAACAAAATATATCCATGAAAACtcttcattaaaaaataagaagaattaGACGGTTGATGGCAAGTTTATATATATCTTACTATGTTAAAATTTGGGGAGAATCATTTTTACACTATTCTACCCCTTTGCCAAATCTTAAATTTACAATCTTATCATTGGTCTATCATCTTTGATGCCTCTTATTATGTTGTTTATGTTAATACTTGGAGAAAAAAATACCTTACTCATGTATTCAATAAGACACGTATTAAATTTACAATCTTATCATTGGTCTaccaccccacactttaattacaatacatttgtaaataataataataataataataataataaataagtctcttttttagaaaaaaaaaataagttgaaattatttattattgattttatttttttagacaaTGTTacttattaatattaaattataatacatataaaataaaataaacatgagCTGTTGATTATCTTTTCACATTCTCATGTCCATACGAGTATTTAAGagataaagatgctagaataTGAAAATTCTACCAATGTCCATACATAATGGACATTACCTATAAATATTTAAGagataaaaaatgttaaaatattgaaaattctaCCTGTTTATTTCcattattaaatatctaaaattatgaGCTTATATCTAATAATGAGATTTTAAAAGGTTTTGTAACTCTATAATCTTCTACAACTATATAAAAAATTCtcttccacttttttttttttttacaaacattattTGAATATTCACTTCTGCCTaggtttgtttttcttctttttattcaCTCTTTCTTTATAACTTCTATTAGATCGTTTAATTTAACCTTCATCTTTAGCCTTACTTTTATGTTATGTTGTAATGTTTTGTTAATAAACTTTGTAATGTAAGACTTGAAGATGTTCATGTaagggaggaaaaaaaaatacaaggtCAATATTGTGAAGTTAAGCCCAATAATGCtgagttcattttttattttatttgcaatacATGATTATATCCATTGATTTATGCATGTTGGGAACAAGTAAATGATATACAAAATGTCCATTTGTGAAGTCAAGCCCAAATAAtgctttgattttttcttttttcctttttgtttgtAGTACATGATTTATATTCTATAGTTTTTCCATAAAATCACAATCTTATCTTATTCTCTTCCTatcttaaaagatattttagctAGAGAATcatattttttactattttttcctaatgataatttcaaatttttctatatGCCCCTTActtaattcttatttttttttattaaatataaaataaaaattcattcCCACATCCCACAAATAATAAAGGAACATTTAAAGGAACATGAATttgtaaaagggttaaaaatattaaaggtGGTGGTTACATAATGTTGTAATTGTGTGTGTATAGTTTTTGGGTTGTTCATTTTTATATAGAGATATACAATTGCAATTAATTAACTTAGTTAGATCTCTTTATTttccaaatatttatttaattataataattataatataatagttcatagatataaattttattataagaGATTATTGTTGATCTTTCCAAATTCCATAACCAAAAAGTAAATGGTTAATTTCAGGATACATTTATTGAAATcagcatttattattatttgtaaatagttgtaaaattaaacatgcaattgCAAAcgaaatattattattattttatgtaccGAATTGAAAATAGATTGTTTTGAGGTATATGcaatccttttttattttttttaatttgatcatttatttgtaaatatttgtaagtatttaatatttatttatttatttgtaaatattgaaaatattttatttgtaaatatttatcatctacaaatattttcaatatttgtaaaattgaaaataggtTGTTTTAAGGTATATGCAATCTCTTTATCATTTATTtgcattattattaatattaggGAACAAGATCTtgcattatttgtaaatatttgtaaaattaaagatGCAATTgcaaacaaaatattattattattttgtgtaccGAATTGAAAATAGATTGTTTTGAGGTATATGcaatccttttctttttttttttttaatttgatcatttatttgtaaatatttgtaagtatttaatatttatttatttatttgtaaatatttgtaaatatttatcatttacaaatattttcaatatttgtaagtattgaAAATAGGTTGTTTTAAGGTATATGCAATTTCTTTATCATTTATTtgcattattattaatattaggGAACACGATCTtgcattatttgtaaatatttgtaaaattaaagatGCAATTGCAATcgaaatattattattattttgtgtaccGAATTGAAAATAGATTGTTTTAAGGTATATgcaatcttttttatttttttttaatttgattatttatttttattttataatttagatGGTTGcatttcatttttgttatttgttaactatatgtttcttatttttaattttaaatatatccgttttctttttaaaaagatgtttgttgaattgaaattttttttttccttataaatATTCGTCTAATTTTACTATgaatacataaaaaaattattatattgttttaattatatttttattataaattagatAATTATGTAGATATCCATGCATAACTTCCATAGTTTAAAACTCATCCATTAACCTCTCCAATTAATATTGATAATTATCTTGTCCTCTCTTTATGTTTCATTCTTGTAACCACCCTTCTCACAACCCTATAAATATACTTGTTGGACTCCAAACCCCACTCTCCGAAAATTCACACACTGTATATGTGCATGGGTCTTCATAGCAATCTTTTGTGGTTACGACGAGTATTTCATGAGTTATGGGTAAAAGTTAAATTGTTGAGTAATAAAATTTAGGTTTGAGAAACTTAAATAACCTTATTTTGAGTGATCCAAAATAGAAAGGATATTGAAAATCAAGTATTTCTTGACTTTAAATTTttagtaaaattttatatagatatgtcaaatttgttatatagttttatgtgTATGTTTAAAATGGTTGTATAAAATATGTcatttagattaaaatttatCATAGACTACAAATCATAcgtcttatttttaaatatgtttcttatttttgaaaGATTTGCTTGAGTTGCTTTCCGAATCCATTTATGTTTCTATATCtttgaatataattataatatatgaaaattttaatcaGGATATTAGTTTTCTTAATTGAATTGCATACCTCTAAATAAGATTTGAGTTTCTTTTAAAGAAAGGTAAAATCCTCTCCTAATAATATTATCTTTTATTCATTTAGATTCTAttctaataatattattttatctttaaattatgagaataaatattcaaaattatttttaatcttatttgcAAAGATTCAAGATATTAaagattatttcttttaaattgaatttattattattttttaatacataatattattatacaacaacaagaggGATCCCACAGCCCGAGATCAAGGCACCAAAGCAAAAGGAACACCTACAAAGACGCATAATGGCgaaaaacaaaaccaacaaaaaGGACAATacgaataaaaaacaaaacatctAGAAGAATAAAAAACACCGCACAATCCGGGGACCTCAGAAACTGGACATACAAAGGTAAAGTATCCAAATAAAGAATGAAGAAATCAGACAAACTACATAAGTCCATGAAGATCAATCCGCCATGAAGTAGCATGCGCACAAACCATAGAGACAATAAGTTGAAAAACAGTAGACGCCACTCTTGGCTGACCGCCGTGTAACCGACGGTTCCTCTCCTGTCAAATATAGTAAATCGATGCACACTAGAAGATTCTAAATAACTTACTCCTCACACCCTTACCAGACCCCACCCGACACACTAAACTCAACTCTACATCATACCCAACAACACGATGAGACGAATCCAACAAGTGCACCAAACCCTCCCAAATTTCATGCCCAAACACACAGTCAAAGAACAGATGATTCCTAGACTCTACCTCACCCAAACAGAGCAGACAAACATTATCCACCGACTGGTCCCATCTTCTCAACCAATCCCAAGTGCCCAACCTATCCTTCATCGCCAACCAGGCACAAAATGAATGCCTTGGAATATTACCTCCAGACCAAACCAGACAAGCCCAAGCCACCCTAGGACGCCTAGGACGCGAACTCTCCCACGCACTGATAACAGTGAAGCGATCATTACCACTCGGAACCCAAACCCAACTATCCTCCTCACCCACCCTCGGAACCACATCCTGAACAAACCTCACAAATCCACAATTCCCAAGATAACAACGACCAATGCTAACAACCATCATCAGATAAGAAATCTGAGAGTCTAGCCTCATGATAGCTCGCAACATCATAGACCACCCCCTCCCCATAGTTCTTCAAGATAGACCCCATTGGCAACCACGGATCCCACCAAGCAAAACATCTCCCCCCATTACTAACCTGCATCCTGACCAGCAACTTAAGCCTATCCCGATAAAGTAATATTGCCCTTAGACACCATGACTGCCCCAACTCCGAGTGAATTGCCCATAAAGATTGCCCACGAAGCGCATACGCCTCCATCTAAGCAACACACAATGACCCAGATCGCACCAACAATAAccataacaatttcaaaatagcTGCCACATTCTAGAAATATGTGTGATGTATACCTAAACCCCTTCAGATTTTGGTAAACAAACCTCATCCCAAGAAACACGTACACCCCCTCTACCATTAGCCCGCCTACGCCACAAGTACGCCCGTAATATACAATCCATCTCCTGGCCAACAGAAACAGGCAACACTGCTAGACTAGTAAACTTGGAAACTTTGTAACACTGGTCGGACTAACTGCATGTGCCCCACAAAAGAAAGAGATCTTGCAGCTCAACTTCGAATCCTTGCAATAATCTTGTGAATCAATGAGGCATAGTCTCCAGCCTTTAGCCTACCCGACAGCAAAGGGAACCCAAGATAATGCACAGGTAATGACCCTAGGGCAAAACCCATACTCCTAGCTAGGTCCCTCGCAACATCTCCAGAAACACCAGCCCTAAATATAGAGCTCTTCCCAACATTAGCCACTAACCCAAAAAACCCTGCAAACCGATTTAACACCTGATTCATAAAACTCAACGAGGCATAATCAGTTGCACAAAAAATCATGAGGTCATCTATAAACGACAAGTGAGTCATCCTCACCTTCTCACACCTATGATGAAACACAAAGGAGGGAGGAGGATTGTTTAACATATGGGATAAGACCTCATAACCAGCACAAACAAAAACGGAGAAAGACGATCTCCCTGCCGTAACTCTTTTTTACCAGGAAAGTAACCCTCTAGAGCTCCATTAATCATCACGAAGAAAAATGGGGAGGTAACACAAGCACAAATCCAGCTCACAAACGTTAAAGGTGTTCCAATAGCCAGAAGAACACCAAACAAAAAGTCCTAATTAACAAAGTCATAGGCTTTTTGAAGATCCACGTTCATCACACGATGCGGTTTACCCCTGTTAAGTTGATAACCCCCAGTAAGCTCTTGACACAGAAGAATGTTATCAATGATACTTCGCCCTTGAACAAATGCCAATTGGTTCCCACTAATAAACTGAGGCAAACACACATGAAGTCTGTCAATAATCATCCTAGAGAtgcacttatatatcacattaCAACATGCAATAGGGCGAAAATCCTCCTTACGATTGGCCCCAAGTCTCTTAGGGATGAGGGTAACAGCCGTGGCATTCACCCCATTGAGAAGATAGCACGTATCAAAGAAATGGCAAACAGTTGAGCAAATATCATCCCCCACCACACTCCAAGCATATTTATAAAACTCCACAGGAAAACCATCCGGACCAGGAGCCTTTCCCGATTTCGTTGAGAACAAGACATTACACATTTCCTCTTTAGTTACTAGTCTGTATATCTCCCAAATACAATCATCTGGCCACTGAAACTGCACAATAGCATCAATCTGGGACGTAAGATCTCTATAACCCACCCTTTGCGACCCCAAACTCctactaaaatatttaatagcCACATCCACCACCTTGCTATGAGAAGACTAAAAAATCCCATCATAATCATACACCGATAGTAAACCATTCCTTATTAAACGCATCCGAACAGTCTGGTGAAAAAACGACCTGTTCTAGTCCCCAACTCTAACCACCGAACACGAGATTCCTGATGAAGTGAAGCCTTCTTCAGTCTCGCTAGTCTTCAAAACTCCTAAATTGCCATGGCAGCCTCCCCTATCAGAATATCAGAAGATGGGTTAGACTCCACAACAGTCTTAGCAACCTCCATCCTACCTCTGGCCTTTCGAGTCAAACTACTCAAACCCTCTATCTTCCTCCCAAAAGTATTATGTAGGACTAATTTTAAGGCCTTCAAGTTCCTCATCAAACTAACCAAAGGGTGACTCTAGGATGCAATTTCCAAATAGAATCCACAACAGTAAAAAAAACCAGTAGAACCAACCCAATGATTAAAATAACGAAATGTGGGAACTAGACGAGTAACACAAACATCAATGGTGACCAAAACGGGACTATGATCAGAAATGCCCCACGGCCACACAGTAACCCCAATAAGAGGACACAAATCCAACCACAACTCATATACAAGGAATCTATCCAATCTGCACAGAATACCAGCCCCCTTAACTTTACTCATCCATGTAAACTAGTTACCCTGAACACCCAACTTCACCTGGTCAGCCTCACGAATAGCCGCATCAAACTCCTCCATCTCGCCCCTACAAGGATTACCCTCAAAGGCCTCCGAAAGGTTACATATAATCATTAAAATCACCCATAACCGCCCTACTGATTTGCCAAGAAGAGCAAATATCTACCAACGACCTCTAGAAGGCATGCCTCTCAGTCACATTATTAAAAGCATATACAACAGCTACATTCACAGTATCCGACGAGCTCAGCTCCCTAAGACACCCCACAATACATTGCTCATTAATAATCGAAGGAGAAAAGTCAAACAGATTCTTCTTCCACATCACCCAAATACGCCTCACACCTCCAAGGCTATAACTACATACACACTTCTAGGAACCCCCACATCTACCAAATACCGTATAAAAGTTCTCCACCCGCACCCTAGTCTCAAGCAGATAACAAAAGCTAACTGaagacaaacaaagaaaatccATCACGGGCCTACATTTAACACGATCGTTCAACCTCTTAACATTCCATGAGCACCAAATCATAATACTGGTAAAACCTCCCCACTGCTACCTCCCACAGGTCTATTGCTCGTACTCCTAATATTATCATCCAGAACAAGAATTGGATCAACATCAGATTGCATTAAAACCAGTACAAGTGAGTCACCCCCTCCTCTCGCAGAATACCGAATCGATTATGCTCATCCACATGCTACATAAACCTCTTAATCTCAAGGGATCCACGAACTAATCTACCCGAAGGCGTGGATCCCGAAGACCCATTACCAACTCTACCACCATCAATACCTCTCTCACGCCGATGGCGACTAACCAATGTGAACTCATCATCACGCTCTACACCCCCAATCACACCAAGTGGGCTAGCAACCCCTCAACATTAACTACATCAACCCTTACATATTCAGGAGCAAGTCTACCCACATTTTCACCCTTCTCCCTAGAAACATCCCCAACCACCATAATACTTAAGTCCTGAACTTTAGACATACTCTGTTTCTCACACATAATAGCAGTATGAAGAAACGAACTACAACAACCACACTTATAAGGTTTCCACTCATATGACACTGGAATTATAAATTCCTAACCCTGCATTCTAACAGTAACCATAGGGGCATCAACAAATCACCATCCACCTCCACACAAACTCTGGCATACGATAAATGACGCCTCTCTCTAGTTGCAGCATCAAGTGTTATAGGTTTAACCACTACACTAGCCAAAACAGTTGTCCCCTTTTCCGTCCACAACTTTAGTGGAACCCATTCCAATTTAATCTAGATaggaacaaaataaaaaacaagggTTTTAAGGACAATACCTGGAGACCACTAATGAACTAAGATGGGTTTGCCACCCAAGTGCCACGgaccattatccatcacctatcACGCGATTCCAAATAAaggaatttgaaaataatcagACCATTCTCCAATAACGTAATGGTTGGCATCTCCACACGACCCCAAATCCTCTGAATGAGCTGAAAAATCATGGAGTAAGGGAGCTTCGCATCTACAAACTGACCCACCAGGGGTTTTTCCTACATAGTAATACCAGCATCAACAACCTTCTCACATGGTTCAACAATAACTCTATCATTCTCCACCACTAAGAGGGTAAActccaaaattttcttcaaattagaCCCAAATAAGGCGGTACACGACATCCTCCCCAATGAAGCAATGCTCGCCATTCCAGAATCGGCCAATGAATCCCCTTACTAAACCACAATGCCTGCAAACCGGACTATCGGCTCAGTTGAACCAGAGCCAAACTCCCCCAACGGACCACCCAAAACACCATTGATTTTACCCCTGGTCAACGAGGACTCCACCACTTGGTCAACCTTACCCACGACCATTCCTTGTAGATGCTCCAGTCCAACCTCATCAACCTGAACCAGCACGTTTCACCCAACCCGAAGCCCTTCGCCAACCCAGCAAGCCCACTTCGCCCCTGACTCCCGCCCAATTCAATCCCCTTACAAACCTCCCCCTTTTCAAGCCCAGGCCAAACTTCTTCAGCCCCAAACAAACAACCCTCATCAAACGGCCCACTTCGAACCTCGCCACTCAACCTCTTCTCGTCTTGGGCTTTTAGAATCAGTTTAGTATACCCTGACTTGGCAGAAACCCACTTCCACTCGAGCCCACAACTAACACAAGGCCCAAGCTACCACCTAGCCCAATCGATCGGTCAAAAGGAACACGACCAACAAAACTCGGGCTTTCCCGAATGGACCAGCATCGACCAACCCGTCCTCCAGTTCTATATTAAACTCCTTGGTCTTCAACCTATGTTCGTCCATCGCCGTCACTGGTTTGCCTCAATGCGCCTCAACCACTGCACCACCATCAGCATCACACCCAGCAGACACAACCAAATCCATAGCTACAGGTTTCAGAATGCGATATGGTTTTGTCGGAAAGGGATGAGACCCAACCTTATCTTTGAGCCGTAGTG
Proteins encoded in this region:
- the LOC120080982 gene encoding heavy metal-associated isoprenylated plant protein 3-like, which codes for MNVGEKKADDVAVTAVFKIHMHCNDCAKKIKRVVNHFDKMTKESHVVLKMQLYFKGCIQKIKKVLIKFKGEEIHLSFKKSKPIEINFTEVSEISQKNLITAKRAMERNDRVAYLNDEFKTSVEVVPPKKEALGAAGGGKKEKEAGGGGSGDKKENDSKVATSSGGYSDGPKMEYSDFSYQPSTFYYEAQIHFHAPHTFNNENPNTCPVM